AGAGCGCCGTGCCCAGCAGCGCGTACACCACGCCATTGCGCACGTAGTAGTGGTTGCAGGCCGCCAACACGAGGGTGACGCCCAGGGCTCCGAGCAGCCACGACACGTGCAGTCCCGAGCCATAGAAGAGGGCGATGACCAGGATGCCGCCGATGTCGTCGAAGATGGCGAGCGCCGTGAGGAACACCACCAGGCCATGGCTCACCCGGCCCTTGAGCAGCGTGAGGCACCCGATGGCGAAGGCGATGTCGGTGGCCATGGGGATGGCCCAGCCCTTGAGCGCCGGGGTGCCCGCGTTGAACGCCGCGTAGATGGCCGCCGGCACCACCATGCCACCCAGCGCGGCGATGAGGGGCAGCAGGGCCCGGGAGGGGGAGCGCAGCTCGCCCGTGGCCAGCTCGCGCTTGATCTCCATCCCCACGAGGAAGAAGAAGATCGCCATCAACCCGTCGTTGATGAACTCACGCACGGTGAAGTGGGAGAGGGCCTCGCCCGCGCCGAGCGCCAGGGGGGCCTCGAAGAGCGCCTCGTAGCCGTGGGCCCAGGGGGAATTGGCCCAGACCATGGCCACCACGGCGCACAGCGCCAGGAGGATGCCGCTGCTGGCCTCGAGCTTGAAGAAGGCCTGGACGGGTGCGACGGCGGCCCGGAACAGCCGGGGAACAGGGGGCGCGGGGCGGGGGTCCATGTTCGGGACAGTTCGCACACCCGCGCCCTCGGAGGCCACGTTTTTGGTCGGGGCTCCCACCGATTCTTTCCCACCCGGGGTGCCTGCCCTCCAGGCGGGCATGGGCCCATGGGCGGAGTAGGCGTGAACGGGTGGACGGCGGAGGTCAGATGTTCTGTTGATCCCCGACGGAACGCGTGAGACAAGAGGCGGCGATGGGCGCGACGCAGGCGAAGGCAGTCAAGGGCAGCGGGGACGAGGTCGAGGCGGCGGTGGAGGGGGCGGGCGAGCCCTCGGCCGGGGCGCGGGAGATCGGCGCGCTCACCCCGATGATGCGGCAGTACCTCGAGGTGAAGGCGCTCAATCCGGACGCCATCCTCTTCTTCCGGCTGGGGGACTTCTACGAGATGTTCTTCGAGGACGCGGTGCGCGCCTCGGAGCTCTTGCAGATCACCCTCACCGCGCGGGCGAAGAACGCGGAGAAGGTGCCGATGGCGGGGGTGCCGTACCACTCGGCGCGGCGCTACATCACACGGCTGGTGGAGCACGGGCTCAAGGTGGCCATCTGCGAGCAGGTGGACGAGCCGGGGGCCGGGCCGGGCATCGTCCGGCGCGAGGTGACGCGTGTCATCACGCCCGGCATGGTGCTGGACGAGGAGGCGCTGGAGCCGCGCGCGAGCAACTTCCTGGCGGCGGTGTACCCGGGGGCCGAGGGCTTCGGGGCGGCGCTGCTGGAGGCGTCCACGGGGGAGTTCTTCTCCCTGGAGGCGGAGACGACGCAGGAGCTGGTGGAGGCACTGGCGCGGGTGGAGCCGCGCGAGCTGCTGGTGCCGGAGGGGCATCGGGACTCGCCGGAGACGGCCCTGGTGGTGTCCCGGCTCACGCGCACGCCGGCGGTGGCGGAGCTGGAGAAGGCGGCGTTCGAGCCCGCGCGGGCCGCGGTGTTCCTGCGGGGCCACTTCGCGGTGCAGTCGTTGGAGGCGTTCGGGTTGCAGGACGCGCCCCTGGCCACGGGGGCAGCGGGCGCGGCGCTGCGCTACCTCAAGGACACGCAGAAGACGGACGCGGCGCACGTGGATCGGCTCAGCCGCCAGCAGCGCGGCGGGCACCTGCTGATGGACGAGTCCTCGCGGGCCAACCTCGAGGTGCTGCGCACGCTGCGCGATGGGGGGCGCAAGGGCTCGCTCCTGGGGGTGTTGGATCGGACGGCCACGGGGCTGGGGGCGCGCAAGCTGGCGCGCTGGCTCGGGGCGCCGCTGTGCTCGCGGCCGGAGATCACCGCGCGCCTGGACGCGGTGGAGGAGCTGTCGCAGCGCAGCGTGTGGCGCGAGGAGCTGACGGTGGCCCTCAAGGAGGTGGGGGACATCGAGCGGCTGTGCGGCCGGCTGTCGCTGGGGGCGGGCAACGCGCGGGATCTGAGGGGGCTGGCGGTGTCGCTGGCGCAGTTGCCGCGGCTCGCGGCGGTGCTGGCGCGGTGCGAGGCGGGGCTGCTCAAGGCCCTGGGTGGACCGCTCGGGGCATTGCCGGAGCTGACGGAGCTGCTCCTGCGGGCGGTGGTGGACGAACCGCCGGCGACGCTCAAGGAGGGCAACTTCATCCGTCCGGGCTTCCACGCCGAGCTGGACAAGCTGGTGGCGCTCGCCACGCAGGGCAAGGACTACCTGCTGCGGATTGAAACGCGCGAGAAGGAGCGCACGGGCATCGGCTCGCTGAAGGTCCGCTACAACCGGGTGTTCGGGTACTACCTGGAGGTGACGAAGTCGAACCTGCACCTGGTGCCGGCGGACTACATCCGCAAGCAGACGATGGCGGGGGCCGAGCGCTTCATCACCCCCGAGCTCAAGGAGTACGAGGAGAAGGTCCTCACGGCGGACGAGCAGCGCGGCACGCTGGAGCTGGAGCTGTTCGAGCAGCTTCGGGCGCAGGTGGTGAAGGAGGCGCCGCGGCTGCGCTCGGCGGCGGAGGCGGTGGCCACGGCGGACGCGCTGTTGTCGCTGGCGCGGTGCGCGGCCGAGTACGGCTACGTGCGGCCGGTGGTGGACGACTCCGAGGTGCTGAGCATCACGGGGGGGCGCCATCCGGTGGTGGAGCGGATGTTGGGGGCGGGGGAGGCGTTCGTCCCCAACGACGTGAAGATGGACTCGGGCGAGTCGCAGATCCTCATCATCACGGGCCCGAACATGGCGGGAAAGAGCACGGTGATGCGGCAGGTGGCGCTCACGGTGTTGATGGCGCAGGTGGGCTCGTTCGTGCCGGCGAGCGCGGCGCGGATTGGACTGTGCGATCGGATCTTCACGCGCGTGGGGGCGGCGGACAACCTGGCGCGGGGGCAGTCCACCTTCATGGTGGAGATGACGGAGACGAGTCACATCCTGCACCACGCCACGCGGCGCAGCCTGGTGGTGCTGGACGAGATTGGCCGGGGCACGTCCACGTATGACGGCCTGTCCATCGCGTGGGCGGTGGCCGAGCACCTGCACGACAAGTGTGGGGCGCGCACGCTCTTCGCCACGCACTACCACGAGCTGGTGGATCTGGCGCGGGAGAAGCCGCGGGTGAGGAACCTGTGCATCGCCGTGCGCGAGCAGGGGGGCAAGGTGCTCTTCCTGCGCAAGCTGGTGTCGGGTGGGGCCAACCGCTCGTATGGCATCGAGGTGGCGCGGCTCGCGGGCCTGCCGCCGGAGGTGGTGGCGCGGGCGCGGGACATCCTCCAGAACCTGGAGTCGGGGGAGTTCGACGACAACGGCAAGCCCCGGCTGGCGCGGCGCGGCGCCCGGACGTCGGCGCCGGCCCCGGGTCAGCTCGGCCTGTTCGGTGGGGAAGGCGGGCCGAAGCTGGAGCCCGCGCAGCAGAAGGTGTTGGAGTCGCTCAAGGCCACGAAGCTGGACGAGCTGACGCCGCTCGAGGCCCTCAACCTGCTGGCGTCACTCCAGCGGGAGTTGAAGTAATCCCCAGCCAGCGGGTGGCGCTGACTGGGGACGGGCTACTCACCGAGGTGCTGTATTCCAGCACAGTGCATCGATCGGGTTGTCGGCGAAGTTGTTATTGAGCGAGGGGTCTTCGAGGTAATCGTTGAGCCCACTGTCTCGGGTTGCCGCGCACTCTTTCGCCTTGCTCATGGTGCTGTTGGTCATGAACTTCCCGAGTTCGCGGTGGACGTTCACATTGCCCAAGCCATAGACGGCGTCCTCTTGGTAGGGAGGGCTTTCCCCGCCTCCGTGCGAGACGAGCACATGGTCCAGTCGGCTTCCCGTGGCGTCCCAGAAATGGAGTCCGGCCCAATGGCCATTGGGGGCATTGGGGATGTCTGGAACGAAGCGGATGGGGGCGTCCGTTGTCCCCACGGCCTTCAGGGCACCCGGCCGGCCGCGAGCGCCGATCAGGATTGCCGCGCCCTGGGCGAGCTGGATCTCCGTCCCGGGAGCGAGGGTCAACGTGGGTGGGGTCGTGAAACCCACAATCATCGTACCGCGGAGCAGGTAGGGCATTCCCATGTTGGGCCACGTCTGGGTGTCGTAGAGTTCTCCATCGTGGAGCGCCAACGCATTGATGCCATTGTTCTGGAAGGTGAGCTCCGGGGGCAGTGTGCGGACGTTACCGGGCTGCATGAGGATGGGGTAGGTGCCGTTCTCGCGTGACGTCAGCCGCGCCGAGCCCGCGGCGAACCCCCCCCCATCCACCAGGACGAGACCGGGCTCACTGCTCCTGCGCACGACGAGATCGGTGGCGATGAAGGCCGTGGCCTGGATCAGGTTGCCATAGAGGTTCAGGTTGCCTTGTCCTGGCGTGGTGAAGTCGTCGGGCTTCGGCTCCGCGCCCGCGTACTCGATGGTGGCATGGGAGATGCGGCCCGCGTAGGCAGCAGAGGTCATCACATGGACACCCCGCCAATGGCCCGGCTGGGGGGCGTCCGCGTGGGCGGTGAGGAGGATGGGAGCTTCGGCCGTGCCGTCCAGCACCAATCCTCCATGGATGTCCCCAGTGGAGCCCACGAAGAGTCCCAGGTTGG
Above is a window of Cystobacter fuscus DNA encoding:
- the nhaA gene encoding Na+/H+ antiporter NhaA, encoding MDPRPAPPVPRLFRAAVAPVQAFFKLEASSGILLALCAVVAMVWANSPWAHGYEALFEAPLALGAGEALSHFTVREFINDGLMAIFFFLVGMEIKRELATGELRSPSRALLPLIAALGGMVVPAAIYAAFNAGTPALKGWAIPMATDIAFAIGCLTLLKGRVSHGLVVFLTALAIFDDIGGILVIALFYGSGLHVSWLLGALGVTLVLAACNHYYVRNGVVYALLGTALWYALHHGGVHATISGVITGMMIPARPTRRGREVLQELHGFVDRLLNEPEDEEVRSSQLLYIEERLEDIEPPLTRFVHLWHGWVGYGIVPLFALANSGISVRGMHLADLLAPLPLGVMAGLFVGKQTGIFLFTWASVKAGFAEMPGRARLGQLHGVAVVAGIGFTVALFVAGLAFANEPRLLAEAKLGILLGSLLSAVVGYLLLRFSPVLPAPEPAPDPRTDAP
- the mutS gene encoding DNA mismatch repair protein MutS yields the protein MMRQYLEVKALNPDAILFFRLGDFYEMFFEDAVRASELLQITLTARAKNAEKVPMAGVPYHSARRYITRLVEHGLKVAICEQVDEPGAGPGIVRREVTRVITPGMVLDEEALEPRASNFLAAVYPGAEGFGAALLEASTGEFFSLEAETTQELVEALARVEPRELLVPEGHRDSPETALVVSRLTRTPAVAELEKAAFEPARAAVFLRGHFAVQSLEAFGLQDAPLATGAAGAALRYLKDTQKTDAAHVDRLSRQQRGGHLLMDESSRANLEVLRTLRDGGRKGSLLGVLDRTATGLGARKLARWLGAPLCSRPEITARLDAVEELSQRSVWREELTVALKEVGDIERLCGRLSLGAGNARDLRGLAVSLAQLPRLAAVLARCEAGLLKALGGPLGALPELTELLLRAVVDEPPATLKEGNFIRPGFHAELDKLVALATQGKDYLLRIETREKERTGIGSLKVRYNRVFGYYLEVTKSNLHLVPADYIRKQTMAGAERFITPELKEYEEKVLTADEQRGTLELELFEQLRAQVVKEAPRLRSAAEAVATADALLSLARCAAEYGYVRPVVDDSEVLSITGGRHPVVERMLGAGEAFVPNDVKMDSGESQILIITGPNMAGKSTVMRQVALTVLMAQVGSFVPASAARIGLCDRIFTRVGAADNLARGQSTFMVEMTETSHILHHATRRSLVVLDEIGRGTSTYDGLSIAWAVAEHLHDKCGARTLFATHYHELVDLAREKPRVRNLCIAVREQGGKVLFLRKLVSGGANRSYGIEVARLAGLPPEVVARARDILQNLESGEFDDNGKPRLARRGARTSAPAPGQLGLFGGEGGPKLEPAQQKVLESLKATKLDELTPLEALNLLASLQRELK